Proteins co-encoded in one Bacillus sp. FSL H8-0547 genomic window:
- a CDS encoding sulfite exporter TauE/SafE family protein encodes METILFLAGGAAIGIMSGFFGIGGGIILTPVLLILGYDPSQAVILSLMLTMGSTITGTITHFRLKHIHVSLAARLGLFGMIGAVSTAPAVRLLEEVHSASAVISLAYIGILGWFSYQFLRRVKEVKKPKKGSVPMIGLLTGAVSSLMGVSGGFVMTPLLKNFRDIQLNKAIGTSIAAASIIVLSGIGSYLFSGAELDYTHGALLIAGAMIGTPAGSMQLRKFPEAYVKKMLGLLYLVVAGSVIFTFMSVPAVSLALIGTACMIFFVLLVFKSARRVLAAE; translated from the coding sequence ATGGAAACCATTTTATTTCTCGCAGGGGGAGCAGCAATTGGTATCATGTCTGGATTTTTCGGTATTGGAGGAGGAATTATTCTTACACCGGTACTGTTAATCCTTGGGTATGATCCAAGTCAAGCCGTCATTTTGTCTCTCATGCTGACAATGGGTTCAACGATAACTGGAACGATTACGCATTTCCGTCTTAAACATATACATGTCTCTTTAGCGGCAAGGCTTGGACTGTTCGGTATGATTGGGGCAGTTTCCACAGCCCCGGCAGTCCGCCTGCTCGAGGAGGTTCATTCAGCCTCAGCTGTCATTTCACTTGCTTATATCGGGATTTTAGGATGGTTTTCGTATCAATTTTTAAGGAGGGTGAAAGAGGTAAAGAAGCCGAAGAAGGGATCAGTTCCAATGATCGGACTTCTTACCGGTGCCGTTTCTTCACTGATGGGAGTCAGCGGAGGATTTGTTATGACTCCTCTGTTAAAGAATTTTAGAGATATTCAACTGAATAAGGCGATTGGAACAAGCATTGCGGCAGCCTCCATTATTGTCCTGTCAGGAATAGGCTCTTATTTATTCAGCGGAGCGGAACTGGATTACACACATGGCGCGCTGCTTATTGCAGGTGCTATGATCGGTACGCCGGCCGGTTCCATGCAGCTAAGAAAATTCCCTGAAGCTTATGTGAAAAAAATGCTCGGCCTTCTTTATCTGGTTGTTGCCGGAAGTGTTATCTTCACATTTATGTCAGTCCCTGCTGTTTCACTGGCCCTGATCGGCACAGCATGCATGATCTTTTTTGTCTTGTTGGTTTTTAAGTCTGCAAGGAGGGTTTTGGCTGCTGAGTAA
- a CDS encoding class F sortase, whose amino-acid sequence MELRKKQAAIKSAALILLLAGCAQTGENASPDKKETRTEQASAVSVSAETSEAKPKPVQQTKTEGISPNRISIPSLNISAGVESAGLTEGGIMELPSDDEITAWYENGAMPGEQGNAVIAGHVDNKTGPSVFFNLKEINTGDEIIVSGENGEALTFVVQEINSYPYDDAPLPAIFGFSQQRKLNLITCTGEFDRKKKTHLERLVVTGVLKEES is encoded by the coding sequence ATGGAATTAAGAAAAAAGCAAGCAGCCATTAAATCGGCAGCCCTGATTCTCCTTTTGGCCGGATGTGCACAGACTGGCGAAAACGCCTCACCGGATAAAAAAGAAACACGTACAGAACAAGCCTCTGCCGTCTCCGTTTCAGCTGAGACTTCAGAGGCAAAGCCCAAACCCGTCCAGCAAACTAAAACCGAAGGAATCAGCCCAAACCGTATTTCTATCCCTTCCCTTAATATTAGTGCAGGCGTAGAATCTGCCGGTCTGACTGAAGGCGGGATTATGGAACTTCCTTCAGATGACGAAATCACAGCATGGTACGAAAACGGCGCAATGCCAGGCGAGCAGGGAAACGCTGTAATTGCAGGGCATGTAGACAACAAAACTGGCCCGTCAGTGTTTTTTAATCTCAAAGAGATCAACACTGGAGATGAAATCATCGTCTCCGGAGAGAATGGCGAAGCGCTGACATTTGTTGTCCAGGAAATCAATTCGTATCCGTATGATGATGCTCCTCTTCCCGCTATTTTCGGGTTCAGTCAGCAGAGAAAGCTGAATCTGATTACATGCACAGGCGAATTTGACCGGAAGAAGAAGACGCATTTGGAGAGGCTGGTTGTGACTGGGGTTTTAAAAGAAGAAAGCTAG
- a CDS encoding DUF4397 domain-containing protein, whose amino-acid sequence MRKIFSVVAAMVLLLAFGAGASAAENDAMVRIVHASPDAPAVDVVVDGKTVVEGAEFKAATDYMMLPAGDHKVEVFAAGTVADGEPVISADLTVEAGKAYTAAAINTLDSLELKVLNDDLNVTEGKSKVRVAHFSPDAPAVDVAVKGGDVLFPGAEFKGVTDYLEVDPGSYDLEVRGAGTEDVVLDLAGTELKANMSYTVIAVGLAGGEPALEALVLADPAMMPSEMPKTGMGGTSEAETNYLPVAAAAILGLGALMAYGIKKKASSH is encoded by the coding sequence ATGAGAAAGATTTTTTCAGTAGTAGCAGCAATGGTTTTATTATTGGCATTTGGAGCAGGTGCTTCTGCAGCAGAGAATGACGCAATGGTCAGAATCGTTCACGCTTCTCCTGATGCTCCTGCAGTTGATGTTGTTGTCGACGGCAAAACAGTTGTTGAAGGTGCTGAGTTTAAAGCAGCAACCGACTACATGATGCTTCCTGCAGGCGACCACAAGGTTGAAGTCTTCGCAGCTGGCACAGTTGCTGACGGCGAGCCTGTTATCTCAGCAGACTTAACAGTTGAAGCAGGCAAAGCCTATACAGCTGCAGCGATTAACACACTTGATTCTCTTGAACTAAAAGTCCTTAACGACGATTTGAATGTAACAGAAGGAAAATCAAAAGTGCGCGTCGCCCACTTTTCACCTGATGCACCTGCAGTTGATGTAGCTGTTAAAGGCGGAGACGTCCTTTTCCCTGGAGCTGAATTTAAAGGTGTAACAGATTACTTGGAAGTAGACCCTGGCTCATATGATCTTGAAGTAAGAGGCGCTGGAACAGAAGATGTAGTCCTTGACCTTGCAGGAACTGAATTGAAGGCCAATATGTCTTACACGGTCATTGCAGTTGGACTTGCCGGCGGAGAGCCTGCTCTTGAAGCACTTGTTCTTGCTGATCCGGCGATGATGCCTTCTGAAATGCCGAAAACAGGAATGGGCGGAACATCTGAAGCTGAGACAAACTACCTGCCAGTCGCAGCAGCAGCTATCCTTGGATTAGGTGCTTTGATGGCATATGGAATTAAGAAAAAAGCAAGCAGCCATTAA
- a CDS encoding VOC family protein produces MAVKGFEHVGIQVRDIEKSIEFYQQVAGLQLIDRFLHTDGNMKLAFLGVEGSIIVELIEGYNPDLPAEGKVHHVALKVSGIEGEEERLKELGAELIYDEITTLPNGAKYLFFKGPDGEWIEYFEPMNE; encoded by the coding sequence TTGGCAGTCAAAGGATTTGAACATGTGGGAATACAAGTAAGAGATATTGAGAAATCGATTGAATTTTATCAGCAGGTTGCAGGTCTGCAGCTGATTGACCGCTTTTTACATACAGATGGAAATATGAAACTGGCATTTTTAGGAGTGGAGGGGTCCATCATTGTTGAACTGATCGAAGGGTATAACCCTGATCTTCCTGCAGAAGGAAAGGTTCATCATGTTGCCCTTAAGGTAAGCGGAATTGAAGGAGAAGAGGAAAGGCTGAAGGAATTAGGAGCAGAGCTGATCTATGATGAAATAACAACTCTGCCGAATGGAGCGAAATATCTGTTCTTCAAAGGGCCAGACGGGGAATGGATTGAATATTTCGAACCGATGAATGAATAA
- a CDS encoding GNAT family N-acetyltransferase gives MNKAVNFEKVLDAAEDEYLQLFCKVKKTALYKAYTDDALKAMYSHHFAKMTTPYHPILLKEVLEHSKSALNRSFVHVKLPFNSRVDKRTRSYLHEEEYYCDLDLYYFHTLEEIESCSRVMTKLGEGDVLQDACFAMELYDARHISASFAKSKLQRKKPYYMEKTVRLYVCYEKGVPIGSAELYLSPITGLAKIEEVAILDEYQRMGYGSSFMKCLLQEAAQLGAESAYLVTMNDEGSKAFYEKLGFVKVLEQENVFKNLL, from the coding sequence ATGAATAAGGCCGTCAATTTTGAAAAGGTGCTTGATGCCGCAGAAGATGAGTATTTGCAATTGTTCTGCAAGGTCAAAAAAACGGCCCTTTACAAAGCATATACAGACGATGCATTAAAAGCCATGTACAGTCATCATTTTGCCAAAATGACGACACCCTATCACCCGATTCTGTTAAAAGAAGTGCTTGAACACTCCAAATCAGCCCTGAACAGGAGTTTTGTCCATGTAAAGCTGCCGTTTAACAGCAGGGTAGACAAAAGGACCCGGTCTTATCTACATGAAGAAGAATATTACTGCGATCTGGACTTGTATTATTTTCATACGCTTGAAGAAATTGAATCATGTTCAAGGGTCATGACAAAGCTCGGAGAAGGAGATGTGCTGCAGGATGCATGTTTCGCTATGGAGCTGTACGATGCCCGCCATATAAGTGCTTCATTTGCAAAATCCAAGCTCCAGCGCAAAAAGCCGTACTATATGGAAAAGACTGTGCGTCTTTACGTCTGCTATGAAAAAGGCGTTCCAATCGGAAGTGCTGAATTGTATCTTTCGCCTATAACAGGTCTTGCAAAGATTGAGGAAGTAGCCATTCTTGATGAATATCAGCGGATGGGCTATGGTTCTTCCTTCATGAAGTGCCTGCTGCAGGAGGCGGCGCAGCTCGGGGCAGAGTCTGCCTATCTTGTCACCATGAACGATGAGGGATCAAAAGCCTTTTATGAAAAGCTTGGTTTTGTGAAGGTGCTTGAACAGGAGAATGTTTTCAAAAATTTACTTTAA
- a CDS encoding YjcZ family sporulation protein — MYGYDCGCSYPSYPVHCGGGLGSSFVLIVVLFILLIIVGSAYIC, encoded by the coding sequence ATGTACGGTTATGACTGCGGATGTTCATATCCTTCTTATCCGGTTCATTGCGGAGGCGGACTAGGAAGCAGCTTTGTATTGATTGTTGTTCTATTCATTTTGCTTATCATCGTCGGTTCTGCTTATATTTGCTAG
- a CDS encoding peptidoglycan-binding protein: MKKWKVLSASVVTASALWMSVPQASAQENVPYIFTLPESGIMKEGARGENVKIMQRGLNEAAEASLTVDGVFGPKTTNTVFFYQKAKGLKADGVYGPDTHKALSIDVNTFGLPNTVLKLGSKGSDVLKLQQGLNDIGSELTEDGIYGEKTKAAVLKFQQRFPDLADDGIYGPKTRSVMEKVLNS; encoded by the coding sequence ATGAAAAAATGGAAAGTCTTATCAGCATCAGTCGTAACCGCCTCAGCTCTATGGATGTCAGTGCCTCAGGCAAGCGCACAGGAAAATGTGCCGTACATCTTCACACTACCTGAATCAGGTATTATGAAAGAAGGAGCTAGAGGAGAAAATGTAAAAATTATGCAGCGCGGCTTGAACGAAGCAGCAGAAGCTTCACTAACTGTAGACGGCGTTTTCGGACCGAAAACAACCAATACCGTATTCTTCTACCAGAAAGCAAAAGGCCTGAAGGCAGATGGCGTGTATGGTCCGGACACTCACAAAGCATTGTCCATTGACGTCAATACCTTCGGACTGCCGAATACTGTCCTCAAGCTGGGAAGCAAAGGCAGCGACGTCCTGAAACTTCAGCAGGGATTGAATGATATCGGTTCAGAACTGACTGAAGACGGCATTTACGGAGAAAAAACAAAAGCCGCCGTCCTGAAATTCCAGCAGCGCTTCCCTGATCTGGCCGATGACGGAATCTATGGCCCTAAAACGCGCAGCGTGATGGAAAAAGTGCTGAATAGCTGA
- a CDS encoding toll/interleukin-1 receptor domain-containing protein → MIDTIFISHAHRDEAYVRELVNLLTMIKVPNIVCSSYPGYHIPNDEDIYDYLHQKLSGNSWVIYVLSDHYYKSPACLNEMGACWILNKKYTAILTPSFDYKEMKGAINPNQISFKLNDLDRLYEFLENARDVFKIEKQTGTFLVKICEQAVSHVNQLADDERRNRKMAGCRLEGIRLDPEDGRKFQFRLRLSNPEEFDIRVDVIKIEAADENGETFSQTLQPANLKLYSKENKIVFLSAEIGDSNYEPYIHQRETVDLKFSRDVW, encoded by the coding sequence TTGATCGATACCATTTTTATCAGTCATGCGCACCGTGATGAGGCATATGTCAGAGAGCTTGTAAATCTGCTGACAATGATCAAGGTGCCGAATATTGTCTGCAGTTCGTATCCCGGCTATCACATTCCTAACGATGAGGATATTTATGATTATCTTCATCAAAAACTGAGCGGAAATTCGTGGGTTATCTATGTGCTGTCTGACCATTATTACAAGAGCCCTGCCTGCCTGAATGAAATGGGAGCCTGCTGGATCTTAAACAAAAAGTACACGGCAATCCTGACGCCTTCATTCGATTACAAAGAGATGAAGGGCGCAATCAATCCAAACCAGATTTCGTTCAAATTGAACGACCTGGACAGGCTTTATGAGTTTCTTGAAAACGCGAGAGATGTTTTTAAAATAGAAAAACAAACCGGCACATTTCTGGTGAAAATATGCGAGCAGGCAGTCAGTCACGTGAATCAGCTTGCTGATGATGAACGCAGAAACAGGAAAATGGCCGGCTGCAGACTTGAGGGCATCCGCCTGGATCCAGAAGACGGAAGGAAATTTCAGTTCAGGCTGAGACTTTCAAATCCTGAAGAATTTGATATCCGGGTCGATGTCATAAAAATTGAGGCAGCGGATGAAAACGGGGAAACCTTTTCGCAGACATTGCAGCCTGCGAATCTGAAGCTTTACAGCAAGGAAAATAAAATTGTTTTTCTTTCTGCGGAGATCGGTGATTCAAACTATGAGCCATACATCCATCAGAGAGAAACGGTTGATTTGAAGTTCAGCAGAGATGTCTGGTAG
- a CDS encoding alpha/beta hydrolase, translated as MGYFIQTDDAVKIFVEDVGPSDGQVLFLIHGWPVDHRMYEYQLDQLPKLGFRCVLIDLRGFGKSDKPYTGYSYDRLSDDVKAVIEILQLKDIALGGFSMGGAIAIRYMARHSGYRVRKLALFGAAAPSFTKRPDYPHGMARSEVTKLIQQTYTDRPDMLTGFGQIFFAKYISESFKNWFQSLGLDASGHGTAQTAESLRDEDLREDLGKITVPAAIFHGMKDQICPFIFAELMHKGILDSELIPFKYSGHGLFYDELEKFNRELIRFLE; from the coding sequence ATGGGATATTTTATACAGACGGATGATGCTGTCAAGATCTTCGTTGAAGATGTGGGGCCAAGTGATGGCCAGGTGCTTTTTTTGATCCACGGCTGGCCTGTTGATCACAGGATGTACGAATATCAGCTGGATCAGCTTCCTAAGCTTGGTTTCAGGTGCGTTCTCATCGACCTGCGTGGATTTGGAAAATCAGACAAACCCTATACCGGTTATTCCTATGACCGGCTATCTGATGACGTTAAGGCCGTCATTGAAATCCTCCAGCTGAAAGACATTGCACTGGGCGGTTTTTCAATGGGCGGTGCCATTGCCATCAGGTATATGGCGAGGCATTCAGGTTACAGGGTCAGGAAGCTTGCCCTTTTTGGGGCAGCGGCTCCTTCCTTTACCAAGCGGCCTGACTATCCGCATGGAATGGCCAGATCTGAAGTCACCAAACTGATTCAGCAGACCTATACTGACAGACCGGACATGCTGACAGGATTCGGGCAGATTTTCTTCGCCAAGTACATTTCAGAAAGTTTTAAAAACTGGTTCCAGAGCCTTGGACTTGATGCGTCCGGACATGGGACGGCACAGACAGCCGAGTCTCTCCGTGATGAGGATTTGAGAGAGGATTTAGGGAAAATCACTGTTCCGGCAGCTATTTTCCACGGCATGAAAGATCAAATCTGCCCGTTTATATTCGCAGAGCTGATGCATAAAGGCATACTTGATTCTGAACTCATTCCGTTTAAATACAGCGGTCATGGCCTTTTCTATGATGAACTGGAAAAGTTCAACCGGGAACTCATTCGATTTTTGGAATAA
- the thrS gene encoding threonine--tRNA ligase, with amino-acid sequence MGNQKKEKNQEDINYSSAQLLARAVSRLYPGAVLGGEASHQHGFYAELLLPQSIKEKELKDIEAEMERILGQGEKWEHISLSREEAIALFSEKGEYLKAEQLCEMDEESVIVCRHGEYMNISNEPLSISAIKAFKLHAVAGAYWKGDKSGHVLQRISGTAFASRKEMVLFEKEQEELKKRDHRKIGKEMELFLFSEEAPGMPFFLPNGQIMRNELQSLLREVQGAAGYQEVSSPFMMNERLWRQSGHWDHYHENMYFSDVDEETFALKPMNCPGHMIMFNQQLFSYRDLPVRYAEFGQVHRHEYSGALNGLLRVRTFCQDDAHLFVRPDQIQDEVKSVLGMIDYVYRTLGFDYSVELSTRPENSMGEDELWQDAEAALQGVLDEMGMPYRINEGDGAFYGPKIDFHIQDAMKRSHQCATVQLDFQMPVKFDCSYISEKNEKERPVVIHRAIAGSLDRFLGILIEHFAGVFPLWLAPVQAVILPVAEVHRGYAEEVKNKLAAKGIRVQMDVSGEKLGYKIRKAQKSRVPYMLILGDQEMSAGHVNVRKHGEKQSLTMEIEELVDHLREKIEKRELS; translated from the coding sequence ATGGGAAATCAGAAAAAGGAAAAAAATCAGGAGGACATCAATTATTCTAGTGCACAGCTTCTCGCAAGGGCAGTCAGCAGACTGTATCCGGGAGCGGTCCTTGGAGGCGAGGCTTCTCATCAGCACGGTTTTTATGCAGAGCTTCTGCTTCCGCAAAGCATAAAAGAAAAAGAACTGAAAGACATTGAAGCGGAAATGGAGCGCATCTTAGGACAGGGTGAAAAGTGGGAGCATATTTCGTTATCCCGTGAAGAAGCCATCGCTTTATTTTCAGAAAAGGGAGAGTATTTAAAAGCAGAGCAGCTGTGTGAGATGGACGAGGAAAGTGTGATAGTTTGCAGACACGGGGAGTATATGAACATATCGAATGAACCCCTCTCCATCTCTGCCATTAAAGCTTTTAAACTTCATGCAGTTGCAGGCGCCTACTGGAAGGGTGACAAGTCAGGACATGTGCTTCAGCGGATAAGCGGTACAGCATTTGCAAGCAGAAAAGAAATGGTTTTGTTTGAAAAAGAACAGGAGGAACTAAAAAAACGGGATCACCGCAAGATTGGAAAAGAGATGGAGCTTTTCCTGTTTTCTGAAGAAGCACCCGGCATGCCCTTTTTCCTGCCAAACGGTCAAATTATGCGCAACGAGCTGCAGTCGCTGCTCCGGGAGGTTCAGGGTGCAGCAGGCTATCAGGAGGTTTCTTCCCCGTTTATGATGAATGAGCGGCTATGGAGACAATCCGGCCACTGGGATCATTATCACGAAAATATGTATTTTTCAGATGTTGATGAAGAAACATTTGCGCTTAAGCCGATGAACTGTCCGGGACACATGATCATGTTTAACCAGCAGCTTTTTTCCTACAGAGATCTGCCGGTCAGATATGCAGAATTCGGACAGGTGCACCGGCATGAGTACAGCGGCGCCCTGAATGGCCTGCTTAGAGTCCGGACTTTTTGTCAGGATGATGCTCATTTGTTCGTGCGTCCGGATCAAATACAGGATGAAGTAAAAAGTGTTCTTGGGATGATTGATTATGTCTACCGTACTCTGGGATTTGACTATTCGGTCGAGCTTTCAACTAGACCGGAAAATTCAATGGGAGAGGATGAACTATGGCAGGATGCGGAAGCGGCACTGCAGGGAGTGCTGGACGAGATGGGGATGCCTTACCGTATAAATGAAGGAGACGGAGCTTTTTACGGACCGAAGATTGATTTCCACATACAGGATGCCATGAAGAGAAGTCATCAATGTGCGACAGTACAGCTTGATTTTCAGATGCCTGTGAAGTTTGACTGCAGTTATATCAGCGAGAAAAATGAAAAAGAGCGGCCAGTCGTCATTCACCGCGCCATTGCAGGCTCTCTTGACAGATTTCTTGGAATTCTTATCGAACACTTTGCCGGTGTGTTTCCATTGTGGCTTGCCCCTGTTCAGGCTGTGATTCTTCCAGTTGCAGAAGTGCACCGCGGCTATGCAGAAGAAGTCAAAAATAAGCTTGCAGCAAAAGGCATTCGCGTTCAAATGGATGTAAGCGGAGAAAAGCTTGGTTATAAAATCAGAAAGGCGCAAAAAAGCAGGGTGCCTTACATGTTGATACTTGGTGATCAGGAAATGAGTGCTGGCCATGTTAATGTCAGGAAACACGGGGAGAAACAGTCTCTGACAATGGAGATTGAAGAGCTGGTGGATCATCTCAGGGAGAAGATTGAGAAGCGGGAATTGAGCTGA
- a CDS encoding divergent PAP2 family protein: MNRGIITAVGAIAIAQGLKIFTYKRLSGKWDVKQIVTTGGMPSSHSAGVAALSTYVAAKNGTTSIETAIAVIFGIIVMYDAQGIRRHTGEIAKLINDIDGEMAVISEHLPGLGHIKREEELKEVLGHQPLEVVGGGILGVVLGLISAKLEDK; this comes from the coding sequence ATGAATCGAGGAATCATAACAGCAGTTGGTGCTATTGCCATTGCTCAGGGATTAAAAATATTCACCTACAAACGTCTTTCAGGAAAATGGGATGTGAAGCAAATTGTCACGACAGGCGGAATGCCGAGCTCCCACTCAGCAGGCGTTGCTGCTCTTTCCACTTATGTTGCAGCTAAAAACGGGACAACTTCCATTGAAACGGCGATTGCCGTGATTTTCGGCATCATTGTGATGTACGATGCACAGGGTATCAGACGGCATACAGGTGAAATTGCCAAACTGATCAATGACATTGACGGAGAGATGGCCGTTATTTCAGAGCACCTTCCCGGACTTGGACACATTAAACGCGAAGAAGAACTGAAAGAAGTGCTGGGACACCAGCCTCTTGAAGTTGTTGGCGGAGGTATTTTAGGTGTGGTTCTTGGGTTAATCAGTGCAAAACTTGAAGATAAGTAA